A part of Denitratisoma oestradiolicum genomic DNA contains:
- a CDS encoding acyl-CoA dehydrogenase: MAKPEFNWSEPLSLSTQLTEEERMVRDTAFAYSQEKLAPRVVEAFRHERTDAAIFREMGELGLLGISIPEAYGGAGLGYVAYGLVAREVERVDSGYRSMMSVQSSLVMVPINEFGTEAQKQKYLPRLATGELIGCFGLTEPNHGSDPGSMVTRARKVPGGYSLSGAKMWITNSPIADVFVVWAKDDGGAIRGFILEKGWKGLSAPAIHGKVGLRASITGEVVLDEVFCPEENAFPDVRGLKGPFTCLNSARYGIAWGALGAAEDCYQRARQYTLDRKQFGRPLAANQLIQKKLADMLTEITLGLQGCLRLGRMKEEDMAAVELTSIMKRNSCGKALDIARTARDMLGGNGISDEFGVARHLVNLEVVNTYEGTHDIHALIIGRAITGIAAFS; this comes from the coding sequence ATGGCCAAGCCGGAATTCAACTGGAGCGAACCGCTGTCGCTTTCCACCCAACTGACCGAGGAAGAGCGCATGGTGCGCGATACCGCTTTTGCCTACAGCCAGGAGAAACTGGCGCCTCGGGTGGTGGAGGCGTTCCGCCATGAACGGACCGATGCGGCGATTTTCCGGGAAATGGGTGAACTGGGGCTGCTCGGCATCTCCATTCCCGAGGCCTACGGTGGCGCCGGGCTGGGGTACGTGGCCTATGGGCTGGTGGCCCGGGAGGTGGAACGGGTTGACTCCGGCTATCGTTCCATGATGAGCGTCCAGAGTTCCCTGGTGATGGTGCCCATCAATGAGTTCGGCACCGAGGCACAAAAGCAGAAATACCTGCCCCGCCTGGCAACCGGCGAACTGATCGGCTGCTTTGGCCTGACCGAGCCGAATCACGGCTCCGATCCGGGCAGCATGGTGACCCGGGCACGGAAGGTTCCGGGCGGGTATTCCCTGAGCGGTGCCAAGATGTGGATTACCAACAGCCCCATTGCAGATGTGTTCGTGGTCTGGGCCAAGGACGATGGCGGGGCAATTCGTGGTTTCATCCTGGAAAAGGGCTGGAAGGGTCTGTCGGCGCCGGCCATCCACGGCAAGGTGGGCCTGCGAGCCTCCATTACCGGTGAAGTGGTACTGGATGAGGTGTTCTGTCCCGAGGAAAACGCCTTCCCGGATGTTCGTGGTTTGAAGGGGCCATTCACTTGTCTCAACAGCGCCCGCTACGGCATCGCCTGGGGCGCCCTTGGGGCGGCGGAGGATTGTTACCAGCGTGCCCGGCAATACACCCTGGACCGGAAACAATTCGGCCGGCCCCTGGCCGCCAATCAGTTGATCCAGAAGAAGCTGGCGGACATGCTGACGGAGATCACCCTGGGTTTGCAAGGCTGCCTACGTCTTGGTCGCATGAAGGAAGAGGATATGGCCGCCGTGGAACTGACCTCGATCATGAAGCGCAATTCCTGCGGCAAGGCCCTGGATATCGCCCGTACAGCCCGGGACATGCTGGGGGGCAACGGCATCAGCGACGAGTTCGGGGTGGCCCGGCATCTGGTCAATCTCGAGGTCGTCAATACCTACGAAGGTACCCATGACATTCATGCGCTCATCATCGGTCGGGCGATTACCGGGATCGCAGCCTTCTCCTGA
- a CDS encoding AraC family transcriptional regulator codes for MHDSLANDEDRGRSVVGFAHDWPHNTQFGIPAHHHLRAQLVYAAEGVIRVSTSRCTWVVPPQQAVWVPPAVEHSVTAGGAFDLRTLYLHPSAVAHLSGECCVISVPPLLRELILYAVRVGRNYGPDSAESRVLAVIPDLLGTITPEPLQLPLPRDRRLRIITEALLSNPSDEHPLAHWAGRVGASERTLLRHFSSETGLSYHEWRKRLRLFHAITLLSKGNSVTAVAYELGYEGPSAFVAMFRRELGAPPRRYLAQHGHRAEGGGGSSRQESATGISKVQA; via the coding sequence ATGCATGACAGCCTCGCCAACGACGAGGACCGTGGTCGGTCTGTAGTGGGGTTTGCCCATGACTGGCCCCATAACACGCAGTTCGGAATCCCTGCCCATCATCACCTGCGGGCGCAACTGGTCTATGCCGCCGAAGGGGTGATCCGGGTCAGCACCTCGCGCTGCACCTGGGTCGTGCCTCCCCAGCAGGCGGTCTGGGTGCCGCCGGCCGTGGAGCATTCGGTCACCGCCGGTGGCGCCTTCGATCTGCGGACGCTCTATCTGCACCCGTCCGCGGTTGCCCATCTGTCGGGGGAATGCTGCGTGATCTCGGTTCCTCCCTTGTTGAGGGAATTGATCCTTTATGCGGTTCGGGTAGGCCGGAATTATGGGCCGGACAGCGCCGAGTCAAGGGTTCTTGCTGTCATCCCCGACCTGCTCGGCACCATCACGCCCGAGCCTCTGCAACTCCCCTTGCCCAGGGACAGGCGTTTGCGGATCATCACCGAGGCCTTGCTGAGCAATCCTTCCGACGAGCATCCCCTGGCCCATTGGGCGGGTCGGGTCGGCGCCAGCGAACGTACCCTGTTGCGGCATTTCAGCAGCGAGACCGGACTCAGTTATCACGAATGGCGCAAGCGGTTGCGGCTGTTCCACGCCATCACGCTGTTGTCCAAGGGAAATTCGGTCACTGCCGTGGCCTACGAGCTGGGTTATGAGGGTCCCAGCGCCTTCGTCGCCATGTTCCGCCGGGAGTTGGGGGCACCCCCCAGGCGCTACCTGGCCCAGCACGGCCACAGGGCTGAAGGGGGCGGTGGCAGCTCCCGTCAGGAGAGCGCCACCGGGATTTCGAAGGTTCAGGCCTGA